One genomic region from Quercus robur chromosome 4, dhQueRobu3.1, whole genome shotgun sequence encodes:
- the LOC126724500 gene encoding UPF0481 protein At3g47200-like yields MEPAFFPECCIYRVPRRLRQIKPEAYTPKLISIGPLHYRKQELMDTEMLKLRYSNEFCYRARTNPPDILRIIMDNEQSIRRCYEESFNISGGDFVRMVFLDSAFIIQHLLMATTGGDEQYKNRYIYSKPWLNSLILLDLMLLENQLPFFILEEIYNKVWSKENNDISFFDLACKYFKKYLPFHDEEKKPTVEKVEHFTDLIRCFYKPSNNHKFGVTISYVYSATKLYESGVRFKMTENRRFDNIEFQKWEPCGNCQCFNFSWLLDFLPCLKCFPCSERIQSLLSLPSFVANNGNEDLFRNLMALEQCHYPLEAYICNYVVLLDQLVNTIEDVELLVDKGIIVNELGSYDVVATMINKLALEIKEENSCYSELAQELKDHFENGCNRNMGYLKSTYFSNLWRGTATVVGLIILGFTLWDFVRSTIK; encoded by the coding sequence ATGGAACCGGCCTTCTTCCCTGAGTGTTGCATCTACAGGGTCCCCAGGAGACTTCGCCAGATAAAACCAGAAGCCTACACTCCAAAGCTAATCTCAATAGGTCCTCTTCACTACCGTAAACAAGAACTGATGGACACGgaaatgttgaaattgagataCTCAAACGAATTTTGTTATCGGGCTAGGACAAACCCACCGGATATACTACGCATCATTATGGATAACGAACAAAGTATCCGTCGCTGTTATGAAGAGAGTTTTAATATCAGTGGGGGAGATTTCGTGCGAATGGTTTTCTTGGATTCCGCCTTTATTATTCAGCATTTGTTAATGGCTACTACTGGGGGAGATGAACAGTATAAAAacaggtatatatatagtaaaccATGGTTGAACTCGCTTATTCTGCTGGACTTGATGTTACTTGAAAATCAGCTTCCTTTTTTTATTCTCGAGGAGATATATAATAAAGTCTGGTCTAAAGAAAACAATGATATTTCCTTTTTTGACCTTGCCTGcaaatatttcaagaaatatTTACCTTTCCATGATGAAGAGAAGAAGCCAACTGTGGAGAAAGTAGAACACTTCACTGATTTGATCAGATGTTTCTACAAACCATCTAATAACCACAAATTTGGAGTCACTATTTCTTATGTATATAGTGCAACAAAGCTGTACGAGTCTGGAGTGAGATTCAAAATGACTGAAAACAGAAGGTTTGATAACATAGAATTCCAGAAGTGGGAGCCCTGCGGAAATTGTCAATGCTTCAATTTCTCATGGCTCTTAGATTTCTTACCCTGCTTGAAATGCTTTCCTTGCTCAGAACGTATTCAATCTTTATTGAGTCTCCCGAGTTTTGTGGCAAACAATGGAAATGAAGATCTTTTCAGAAACCTCATGGCCCTTGAGCAGTGTCATTATCCATTGGAAGCTTATATATGCAATTACGTAGTGTTATTGGATCAACTTGTCAACACTATTGAAGATGTGGAGTTGCTTGTTGACAAAGGGATTATTGTTAACGAGTTAGGCAGCTATGATGTAGTTGCCACTATGATTAACAAACTTGCCCTTGAAATTAAGGAAGAGAATTCCTGTTACAGTGAACTTGCTCAAGAGCTTAAGGACCACTTTGAAAATGGTTGCAACCGTAATATGGGATACTTGAAAAGTACCTATTTCTCCAATCTCTGGAGAGGCACTGCAACTGTTGTTGGTCTTATAATCTTGGGATTCACTCTCTGGGATTTCGTTAGGTCTACTATCAAATAG
- the LOC126722281 gene encoding UPF0481 protein At3g47200-like, whose amino-acid sequence MELDKLFEDQELVLSIPALALEEMEPEKRPECCIYKVPQKLRKVKKEAYTPKLISIGPYHYGQENLKKMEDLKVRYFIEAVNRTKKNMDDFTTCIRKIKYKKILHCYAEVNDMNENDFMQMILLDSIFIIEQLWRINENPPLSPPAMTTISRKCEWNLLDACVITCQKETKEDDPEKKNPKEDNHEKENPLRSYNIMQDLILLENQVPFFVLEELYDFAYSDLSMYQQNEDNSFLKLVHAYFFHFWKSSGLIHHSDYERIFFGKKKKVKHFTDFIRYFLLPQNLTCGSTFERVPCATKLSEAGVEFKGSRAGQFKNESLLDIQFRKSALLKICPFLNMSWLFSCFPCFKCLEIMQPVLELKSFIIRDSTECIVRNLMALEQCHYPWESYVCNYIVLLDHLINTAADVDLLVEKNVIVNWLGNNKAVAILINALCQQIVEGNSCYFELSEKINDHYSSRWSKLMESFTNLYFKDFWRGTATVVGIMVLFFTFWNFLRPFVFHT is encoded by the coding sequence ATGGAGCTTGACAAGTTGTTCGAAGACCAAGAGTTGGTTTTGAGCATTCCAGCCCTAGCCCTGGAAGAAATGGAGCCTGAGAAGCGGCCCGAGTGTTGCATCTACAAGGTTCCCCAGAAACTCCGTAAGGTAAAAAAAGAAGCCTACACTCCAAAGCTAATTTCAATAGGCCCTTATCATTACGGCCAAGAAAATTTGAAGAAGATGGAAGATTTGAAAGTGAGGTATTTCATTGAAGCCGTTAATCGGACTAAGAAGAACATGGATGATTTTACAACATGCATCCGaaaaatcaaatacaagaaGATCCTTCATTGTTATGCAGAGGTCAATGACATGAACGAGAACGATTTCATGCAAATGATCCTTTTGGATTCTATTTTTATCATTGAACAGTTGTGGAGGATTAATGAAAACCCGCCATTGAGCCCACCAGCAATGACTACCATTTCCCGAAAGTGTGAATGGAATTTATTGGATGCATGTGTAATAACTTgccaaaaagaaacaaaggaagatgacccagaaaagaaaaacccaaaagaagACAACCATGAAAAGGAAAACCCTTTGCGAAGCTACAATATTATGCAGGACTTGATATTACTTGAGAATCAGGTTCCATTTTTTGTTCTGGAGGAATTATACGATTTTGCCTATAGCGACCTTTCTATGTACCAGCAAAATGAGGATAATTCCTTTCTTAAGCTTGTCCATGCatactttttccatttttggaaaAGTTCTGGTTTAATTCACCATTCTGATTACGAGAGGATATTCTTTggtaagaagaagaaagtcaaacattttactGATTTCATAAGATATTTTCTCCTTCCACAGAATCTAACATGTGGAAGTACTTTTGAACGTGTACCTTGTGCAACCAAGTTGTCGGAGGCAGGAGTGGAATTCAAAGGGTCCAGAGCAGGACAATTCAAGAATGAAAGCTTACTTGACATTCAATTTCGAAAGAGTGCCTTACTGAAAATTTGTCCATTTTTAAACATGTCATGGCTCTTCAGTTGCTTTCCTTGCTTCAAATGCTTGGAGATCATGCAACCTGTCTTGGAACTCAAATCCTTTATAATAAGGGATTCAACTGAATGTATTGTTAGAAACCTCATGGCCTTAGAGCAGTGTCATTATCCATGGGAATCTTACGTATGTAATTATATTGTATTGTTGGATCATCTTATCAACACTGCAGCAGATGTGGATCTACTGGTTGAGAAAAACGTTATCGTTAACTGGCTAGGCAACAATAAGGCAGTGGCAATTCTGATCAACGCCCTTTGCCAGCAAATTGTAGAAGGTAATTCTTGTTACTTTGAACTCAGTGAAAAGATTAACGATCACTATAGCAGCCGTTGGAGCAAACTCATGGAATCCTTTACAAATCTATATTTCAAAGATTTTTGGAGAGGGACAGCAACTGTTGTTGGAATCATGGTCCTGTTTTTCACTTTCTGGAATTTCCTTAGACCTTTTGTCTTTCACACTTGA